In Tenacibaculum pacificus, a single window of DNA contains:
- a CDS encoding 6-pyruvoyl trahydropterin synthase family protein, protein MPKVTVHRKAHFNAAHRLFNPDWSDEKNQQIFGKCNNPNYHGHNYDLIVSLTGEINKETGYVYDLGILKGLIKTEVEDAFDHKNLNIDVADFKNLNPTAENISVVIYNKLRVHIPENLALEITL, encoded by the coding sequence ATGCCTAAAGTAACTGTACATAGAAAAGCGCATTTTAATGCTGCTCACAGATTGTTTAACCCTGATTGGTCTGATGAAAAAAATCAGCAAATTTTTGGAAAGTGTAATAACCCTAATTATCATGGGCATAATTACGATTTAATAGTTTCTTTAACGGGTGAAATAAATAAAGAAACAGGCTATGTGTATGATTTAGGAATTTTAAAAGGATTGATTAAAACAGAAGTAGAAGACGCTTTTGATCATAAAAATTTAAATATTGATGTTGCTGATTTTAAAAATTTGAATCCAACAGCAGAAAATATATCAGTAGTAATATATAACAAATTACGTGTTCATATTCCTGAAAATTTAGCGCTAGAAATTACGTTATAA
- a CDS encoding type I phosphomannose isomerase catalytic subunit, with product MIDQLLRFEPILKPKIWGGEKLKTLLNKKSEGNNIGESWEISDVKNDISIVSNGALKGSNLNDLIKDFKEALLGEKVYEVFHDKFPLLIKFIDAKKIKLTSTS from the coding sequence ATGATAGACCAATTATTACGATTCGAACCAATTTTAAAACCTAAAATATGGGGAGGAGAAAAACTGAAAACGTTACTTAACAAAAAATCAGAAGGAAATAATATTGGTGAAAGTTGGGAAATTTCAGATGTTAAAAATGATATTTCTATAGTTAGTAATGGGGCTTTAAAAGGAAGTAATTTAAATGACTTAATTAAAGATTTTAAAGAAGCTCTTTTAGGTGAAAAGGTCTATGAAGTATTTCACGATAAATTTCCGTTATTAATTAAGTTTATTGATGCTAAAAAAATTAAGCTTACAAGTACATCCTAA
- a CDS encoding class I mannose-6-phosphate isomerase, which yields MLKKLSLQVHPNDILAQKRHNSLGKTEMWYIVNAEKKAKIIIGFSEETDKKSFLKTIESRNELELLNVDFVKKGDTFLVPSGRIHAIGKGVLLAEIQETSDVTYRISDWNRRDVTGVKRDLHVNLALDAIDYSAKSNYKAEYLKKKNRPSNIVDCKYFTTNFLHLTKNYNVNHEDKDSFVIYMCVEGTVVFEYKNQQEKIALGETILIPACIKSVAILTDNAKILEVYIK from the coding sequence ATGCTAAAAAAATTAAGCTTACAAGTACATCCTAATGATATTTTAGCACAAAAAAGACATAATTCGTTAGGTAAAACTGAAATGTGGTATATTGTTAATGCTGAAAAAAAAGCTAAAATAATTATTGGTTTTTCTGAAGAGACGGATAAGAAATCTTTTTTAAAAACAATAGAATCTCGTAATGAACTTGAACTTTTGAATGTAGATTTTGTTAAAAAAGGAGATACTTTTTTAGTGCCATCGGGCAGAATACATGCTATTGGTAAAGGTGTTTTATTAGCAGAAATACAAGAAACTTCGGATGTTACGTATCGTATATCTGATTGGAACAGGAGAGATGTTACTGGAGTAAAAAGAGATTTACATGTAAATTTAGCACTTGATGCTATTGATTATTCAGCAAAATCTAATTATAAGGCTGAATATCTTAAGAAAAAAAATAGACCATCTAATATTGTTGATTGTAAGTACTTTACAACTAATTTTTTACACTTAACAAAGAATTATAATGTAAATCATGAGGATAAAGATAGTTTTGTAATTTATATGTGTGTAGAAGGAACAGTTGTTTTTGAATACAAAAATCAACAAGAAAAAATAGCATTAGGAGAAACTATTTTAATACCTGCTTGTATTAAAAGTGTGGCTATTTTAACAGATAACGCTAAAATTTTAGAGGTTTATATAAAATAA
- the kdsB gene encoding 3-deoxy-manno-octulosonate cytidylyltransferase, which translates to MKIIAMIPARYSASRFPGKLMKNLGGKPVIVRTYEAAVKANLFSEVYVVTDSEIIFKTITEAGGKALMSLKEHECGSDRIAEAVENLDVDIVVNVQGDEPFIDTVSLSKLIQAFKDDKNNEIDLASLKVPMTNLEDIENPNNVKVITDVNNFAIYFSRSVIPYHRDKDVNVTYYKHKGIYAFRKKALIDFYHTPMTPLEAAEKIECIRYLEVGKKLKMIETSVESIGIDTPEDLEKAITYLENE; encoded by the coding sequence ATGAAAATAATTGCAATGATTCCTGCACGTTATAGTGCATCTCGTTTTCCTGGAAAATTAATGAAAAATTTAGGAGGTAAACCAGTAATTGTAAGAACTTACGAAGCTGCTGTTAAAGCAAATTTGTTTAGTGAAGTGTATGTGGTAACCGATTCTGAGATTATCTTTAAAACAATAACAGAAGCAGGAGGTAAGGCTTTAATGAGTTTAAAAGAACATGAATGTGGTTCAGATAGAATTGCAGAAGCTGTTGAAAATTTAGATGTTGATATTGTTGTAAATGTTCAAGGTGATGAACCTTTTATAGATACTGTTTCTTTATCAAAATTAATTCAAGCTTTTAAAGATGATAAAAATAATGAAATAGATTTAGCATCCTTAAAAGTACCGATGACAAATTTAGAAGATATTGAAAATCCGAATAATGTAAAAGTAATTACTGATGTAAATAATTTTGCAATCTATTTTTCACGAAGTGTAATTCCTTATCATAGAGATAAAGATGTAAACGTTACATATTACAAACATAAAGGTATATACGCTTTTAGAAAGAAAGCATTGATAGATTTTTATCACACACCAATGACTCCTTTAGAAGCTGCCGAAAAAATTGAATGTATTCGCTATTTAGAAGTTGGTAAAAAACTAAAAATGATTGAAACATCCGTAGAAAGTATTGGTATTGATACGCCTGAAGATTTAGAAAAAGCAATAACATATTTAGAAAATGAATAA
- a CDS encoding HAD family hydrolase, giving the protein MNKIKVIAFDADDTLWVNETFFRDAENEFAKLLSGYETENKIHQELYKKEIENLKIYGYGVKGFVLSMIECALELSNYKINQKIIDRILEIGKEMLEQPIDLLDGVEEVLQKLQGKYKIIVATKGDLLDQERKLEKSGILKYFHHTEVMSDKKEADYLKLIKHLDINPSELLMIGNSLKSDVLPLIEIGATAIHVPFHTTWAHEQVTDDQKLDNYKTVANITEVLNFL; this is encoded by the coding sequence ATGAATAAAATTAAAGTCATTGCTTTTGATGCAGACGATACTCTTTGGGTAAATGAAACTTTTTTTAGAGATGCCGAAAATGAGTTTGCAAAATTGCTTTCAGGATATGAAACCGAAAATAAAATTCATCAAGAATTATATAAAAAAGAAATCGAAAATCTTAAAATTTACGGATACGGTGTAAAAGGTTTTGTATTATCGATGATAGAATGTGCCTTGGAATTATCTAATTATAAAATAAATCAAAAGATAATTGATAGAATTTTAGAAATTGGTAAAGAAATGCTAGAACAACCCATCGATTTATTAGATGGAGTAGAAGAAGTACTTCAAAAATTACAAGGGAAATATAAAATAATTGTAGCCACAAAAGGCGATTTATTAGATCAGGAACGAAAATTAGAAAAATCAGGAATCTTAAAATATTTTCATCATACAGAAGTTATGAGTGATAAAAAAGAAGCCGATTATTTAAAATTGATAAAACATTTAGATATTAATCCATCAGAATTATTAATGATTGGAAACTCATTAAAATCGGATGTTTTACCCTTGATTGAAATAGGTGCGACTGCAATTCATGTTCCTTTTCATACAACTTGGGCTCATGAACAGGTTACTGATGATCAAAAATTAGATAATTATAAAACAGTTGCTAATATTACCGAAGTATTAAATTTTTTATAA
- a CDS encoding MerC domain-containing protein — translation MLVIKSKSDFFGALASTLCLIHCVATPFFFMFKSCAKTCCAAAPFWWQLIDYFFLIISLLAISQVLRKTQNNWVKRLFLLSWFTLFFVIINQKTGWFTIDHTIIYYPILSLIILHIYNSKYCQYNKNKCCTYTYEK, via the coding sequence ATGTTGGTTATAAAAAGTAAATCAGATTTTTTTGGAGCGTTAGCTAGCACATTGTGTCTTATTCATTGTGTAGCTACTCCATTTTTTTTTATGTTTAAATCCTGTGCAAAAACTTGTTGTGCAGCAGCTCCTTTTTGGTGGCAATTAATTGATTATTTCTTTTTAATAATATCACTTTTAGCAATTAGTCAAGTGTTAAGGAAAACTCAAAATAATTGGGTTAAACGACTATTTTTATTAAGTTGGTTTACATTATTTTTTGTTATAATAAATCAAAAAACAGGTTGGTTTACTATAGATCATACGATTATATATTATCCAATATTATCGTTAATAATTCTGCATATATATAATAGTAAATATTGTCAATACAATAAAAATAAATGTTGTACTTATACTTATGAAAAATAA
- the folE gene encoding GTP cyclohydrolase I FolE has protein sequence MKNKKEIEVIGDNHFSSNIKTPLRADAFDKTDEEKIEKIKHHFKMIMEEMGLDLNDDSLSGTPYRVAKMYVKELFYGLNPVNKPKLSTFENKYGYKKILIEQNINIDSSREHHFLPIIGHAHIGYYPTKKVIGLSKINRLVDYYSHRPQVQERLAIQILNDLQNILDTKDVIVVINAKHLCVSSRGIKDKNSFTTTIEYGGCFEKKVNRNEFLNLITKEI, from the coding sequence ATGAAAAATAAAAAAGAAATTGAGGTCATTGGAGATAATCATTTTTCATCAAACATAAAAACGCCTTTAAGAGCTGATGCTTTTGATAAAACTGATGAAGAAAAAATAGAAAAAATAAAACATCATTTTAAAATGATAATGGAAGAAATGGGGCTAGATTTAAATGATGATAGCTTATCGGGTACTCCATATCGTGTTGCCAAAATGTATGTTAAAGAGCTTTTTTATGGTTTAAATCCAGTTAATAAGCCAAAATTATCAACATTTGAAAATAAGTATGGTTATAAAAAAATACTTATTGAGCAAAATATAAATATAGATTCATCACGTGAACATCATTTTTTACCTATAATTGGACATGCACATATAGGTTATTATCCGACTAAAAAAGTAATAGGTTTGTCTAAAATTAATAGATTAGTTGACTATTATTCTCATAGACCTCAGGTACAAGAAAGATTAGCGATTCAAATTTTAAACGATTTACAGAATATTTTAGATACAAAAGATGTTATTGTTGTAATAAATGCAAAACATCTTTGTGTTTCTTCAAGAGGTATAAAAGATAAAAATAGTTTTACAACAACTATAGAATATGGAGGTTGTTTTGAGAAAAAAGTAAACAGAAATGAGTTTTTAAACTTAATAACAAAAGAAATTTGA
- a CDS encoding GTP-binding protein, whose product MEAIITIVGFLGAGKTTLLKHLVLSYLEKNFNPFVILNDYENANLDASQLADNIEQLNIKALTGSCICCSGIDELRNYVNNTPERVNGVTLIEANGTSDACTLMEFLGVGLNKRFLPPIQISVVDVKNWQNRGVYNDLELNQIQVSSLIVLTHLEKTTKKRQELVVKELKNNNPYATILTINEIDISLFNESISSKKDYKKLAHKKAHWSSCSIDLLKVPSLKNIYYICENLPSTIQRVKGCVEVENEKGYTYFERTPNGEVFVRPFRGIPITVPKLLTIGPGSDISLLKKVVKESLKKFLYKTKTIKSI is encoded by the coding sequence ATGGAAGCTATTATTACAATAGTAGGTTTTTTAGGAGCTGGTAAAACAACTTTATTAAAGCATTTAGTTTTAAGTTATTTAGAAAAAAATTTCAATCCTTTTGTAATTTTAAATGATTATGAAAATGCAAATCTTGATGCATCTCAATTAGCAGATAATATAGAGCAACTTAACATTAAAGCGCTTACAGGTAGTTGTATTTGTTGTAGTGGTATAGATGAATTAAGAAATTATGTTAATAATACGCCTGAAAGAGTTAATGGTGTTACTTTAATTGAGGCCAACGGTACATCAGATGCTTGTACTTTGATGGAGTTTTTAGGTGTCGGATTAAATAAAAGGTTTTTACCACCTATTCAAATATCAGTTGTTGACGTTAAAAATTGGCAAAATAGAGGTGTTTATAATGATTTGGAGTTAAATCAAATTCAAGTTTCGTCATTAATTGTTTTAACTCATCTTGAAAAAACAACAAAAAAGCGACAAGAATTAGTAGTTAAAGAATTAAAAAATAATAATCCATATGCTACAATTTTAACTATAAATGAAATAGATATTTCTCTTTTTAATGAAAGTATATCATCAAAAAAAGATTACAAAAAATTAGCGCATAAAAAAGCACATTGGTCTTCTTGTTCTATTGATTTATTAAAAGTTCCTAGTTTAAAAAACATCTATTACATCTGTGAAAATTTGCCATCAACTATACAAAGAGTAAAAGGATGTGTTGAGGTAGAAAATGAAAAAGGATATACTTATTTTGAGAGAACTCCCAATGGAGAAGTATTTGTAAGACCTTTTAGAGGTATTCCAATAACAGTACCCAAGCTTTTAACAATTGGACCTGGTAGTGATATATCATTATTAAAAAAAGTTGTAAAAGAAAGTTTAAAAAAATTTTTATATAAAACAAAAACAATAAAATCAATCTGA
- a CDS encoding sensor of ECF-type sigma factor codes for MKKSILLCCIALLTNFSSKAQFKKEGSEKIQTYKIAYLTEKLNLTEDEAQKFWPIYNKYDKKIKSLHREKHLIFKKKIHHNGGVDALSEKDAKEILERIQAIKKEQHEIKTVFHQKISKILSFKKVLSLQISEHDFNRKLIKKLRDKHKKRS; via the coding sequence ATGAAAAAAAGTATACTACTATGCTGTATCGCTTTATTAACTAACTTCTCTAGTAAAGCACAGTTTAAAAAAGAAGGCTCTGAAAAAATTCAGACTTACAAAATTGCCTACTTAACCGAAAAATTAAATTTAACAGAAGATGAAGCTCAAAAATTTTGGCCTATTTATAATAAATATGACAAAAAAATAAAATCACTTCATAGAGAAAAACATCTTATTTTCAAAAAAAAGATACATCATAATGGTGGTGTTGATGCATTATCTGAAAAAGATGCCAAAGAAATTTTAGAAAGAATTCAAGCTATTAAAAAAGAGCAACATGAAATAAAAACTGTATTTCATCAGAAAATTTCTAAAATCTTATCTTTTAAAAAGGTCTTGTCTTTACAAATTTCCGAACATGATTTTAATCGAAAACTTATCAAAAAACTTAGAGACAAGCACAAAAAAAGAAGCTAA
- a CDS encoding RNA polymerase sigma factor, with the protein MTTDELTFITELKNNKTKEIAFKKLLSLYKERLYWHIRKIVISHDDADDVLQNTFIKVFKNIDTFKKESKLYSWMYRIATNEAITFINKRAKERNVDITEYQQKLVSSLDSDHWFSGDEIALILQKAIATLPQKQQLIFNMKYFEEMKYSQISEILGTSIGALKASHHIAAKKIEQFIKNYH; encoded by the coding sequence GTGACGACTGACGAACTGACATTTATAACAGAGCTAAAAAACAATAAAACAAAAGAAATAGCTTTTAAAAAACTATTATCACTCTATAAAGAGCGATTGTATTGGCATATACGAAAAATTGTTATTTCTCATGATGATGCGGATGACGTTTTACAAAACACTTTTATAAAAGTGTTTAAAAATATTGATACTTTTAAAAAAGAAAGTAAATTATATTCATGGATGTATAGAATTGCGACAAATGAAGCGATTACATTCATTAACAAAAGGGCAAAAGAAAGAAATGTTGATATAACTGAATATCAACAAAAATTAGTTTCATCTTTAGATAGCGATCATTGGTTTTCTGGAGATGAAATTGCCCTTATCTTACAAAAAGCAATTGCAACACTCCCTCAAAAACAACAGTTAATCTTCAATATGAAGTATTTTGAAGAAATGAAATACAGTCAGATTTCAGAAATTCTAGGTACTTCAATAGGTGCTTTAAAAGCATCACATCATATTGCGGCTAAAAAAATTGAACAATTTATCAAAAATTACCATTAA
- a CDS encoding TonB-dependent receptor: MAITLKGDQKISTVPTTTSKALKINLNPHIYGTFAEIGAGQETVRNFFRAGGASGTIAKAMSAYDKDFSDAIYGVESDNRYVTEKRLKKMLKHEMDLIEERLDRNKHPDKLFFSYANTVATINFSKKFKGHGWIGVRFQLDPLEDYNEIILHLRFKETDARQQQETLGVLGVNLIHGAYYLNDNPKDLLKSFYDNIDSDRLEIDMINFSGPRFMYVDNRLMSLQLVKNGMTNAVMFGPDGNNLLPAQVLYKKNILTLRGSYRPVTKVNMDIFERSKAMFLAEKKVKAENTQVIFEITLSNLRVEGQINERDFLDRAELLCALGQNVMITNYQEYFRLVDYFSEFTKERMGLAMGVNNLVQIFDEKYYRDLSGGILEAFGKLFYRDLKVYMYPYKNTETGEFTTSENLKVHPRMKELYKFFKNNGRLIDIKAFDNESLHIFSRKVLKMIRDNEEGWEEMLPEGVSQTIKDKRLFGCSRKRL; encoded by the coding sequence ATGGCAATTACACTGAAAGGTGATCAGAAAATAAGTACAGTACCTACTACTACTAGTAAGGCTTTAAAAATTAATTTAAACCCTCATATTTATGGAACGTTTGCTGAAATTGGTGCAGGGCAAGAAACAGTTCGTAATTTTTTTAGAGCTGGTGGAGCTTCTGGTACTATAGCTAAAGCAATGAGTGCTTATGATAAAGATTTTTCAGATGCTATTTATGGTGTTGAAAGTGATAATCGCTATGTTACAGAAAAACGTTTAAAAAAAATGTTAAAACATGAGATGGACTTAATTGAAGAACGTCTTGACCGTAATAAACATCCTGATAAATTGTTTTTTAGTTACGCTAATACTGTAGCAACCATCAATTTTTCAAAAAAATTTAAAGGTCATGGTTGGATTGGTGTTCGTTTTCAATTAGATCCGTTAGAAGATTACAACGAAATTATTTTACACCTTCGTTTTAAAGAAACTGATGCTCGTCAACAACAAGAAACCTTAGGTGTTTTAGGTGTTAATTTAATTCATGGAGCTTATTATTTAAATGATAATCCAAAGGATTTATTAAAATCTTTTTACGATAATATTGATAGTGACCGTTTAGAAATTGATATGATTAATTTCTCTGGACCACGATTTATGTATGTTGATAACCGTTTAATGAGCTTACAATTAGTTAAAAACGGAATGACAAATGCCGTAATGTTCGGCCCTGATGGAAACAACCTATTACCTGCTCAAGTACTTTATAAAAAGAATATTTTAACACTTCGAGGAAGTTATCGCCCTGTTACGAAAGTAAATATGGATATCTTCGAAAGATCTAAAGCAATGTTTTTAGCCGAGAAAAAAGTGAAGGCAGAAAACACACAAGTTATTTTTGAAATCACCTTGAGTAACCTTCGTGTTGAAGGTCAGATTAATGAACGTGATTTCTTAGATAGAGCAGAATTACTTTGTGCACTTGGACAAAATGTAATGATTACTAATTACCAAGAATACTTCCGTTTAGTTGATTACTTTAGTGAGTTTACCAAAGAAAGAATGGGACTAGCTATGGGGGTTAATAATTTAGTTCAAATTTTTGATGAAAAATATTATCGTGATTTAAGCGGTGGTATTTTAGAAGCTTTTGGTAAACTTTTTTACAGAGATTTAAAAGTATATATGTATCCTTATAAAAATACGGAAACAGGAGAATTTACTACTAGTGAAAACTTAAAAGTACATCCTCGAATGAAAGAGCTTTATAAATTCTTTAAAAACAATGGTAGACTAATTGATATTAAAGCTTTCGATAACGAAAGTTTACATATTTTCTCTAGAAAAGTATTGAAAATGATTAGAGATAATGAAGAAGGTTGGGAAGAAATGCTTCCTGAAGGTGTTTCTCAAACTATAAAAGATAAACGTTTATTTGGTTGTTCAAGAAAGCGACTTTAA
- a CDS encoding MBL fold metallo-hydrolase produces MNNKMQLKVTFLGTGTSTGVPMINSTHPVALSKDKRDRRLRSSIVVSWDDINYVIDCGPDFRQQMIREKVASINGILFTH; encoded by the coding sequence ATGAACAATAAAATGCAATTGAAAGTTACTTTTTTGGGTACAGGAACTTCTACGGGAGTTCCAATGATTAATAGCACGCATCCTGTGGCATTATCTAAGGATAAAAGAGACAGGCGATTACGTTCGTCGATTGTTGTTTCTTGGGATGATATTAATTACGTTATTGATTGTGGACCTGATTTTAGGCAACAAATGATTCGTGAAAAAGTGGCATCAATAAATGGAATTCTATTTACTCATTGA
- a CDS encoding MBL fold metallo-hydrolase: MEFYLLIEHADHIAGLDEIRPYCFQMGAVPIYTTERVLGVLKKRYDYIFKTENRYPSAPEVAINIISHQNSFILDGVKVTPIEVMHGWLPILGYRFNNIAYLTDIKTISSEEKKKLTNLDVLIVTGLRKEPHATHFNLEESLAFIAEIKPKKAYLTHISELLGLHEEVEKELPENVFLAYDGLKI; encoded by the coding sequence ATGGAATTCTATTTACTCATTGAACACGCCGATCATATTGCTGGTTTAGACGAAATAAGACCGTATTGTTTTCAAATGGGCGCAGTTCCTATTTATACAACAGAAAGAGTATTAGGAGTTTTAAAGAAAAGATATGATTATATTTTTAAAACTGAAAACAGGTATCCAAGTGCGCCAGAAGTGGCAATCAATATTATTTCTCACCAAAATAGTTTTATTCTTGATGGTGTTAAAGTGACTCCGATAGAAGTAATGCACGGTTGGTTACCTATATTAGGGTATCGATTTAATAACATTGCATATCTTACTGATATTAAAACAATTTCATCCGAAGAAAAAAAGAAATTGACTAATTTAGATGTTTTAATTGTTACAGGATTACGAAAAGAACCGCACGCAACACATTTTAATTTAGAAGAATCATTGGCGTTTATTGCTGAAATTAAACCTAAAAAAGCATATTTGACACACATAAGCGAATTATTAGGTTTGCATGAAGAGGTTGAAAAAGAATTGCCTGAAAATGTTTTTTTAGCATACGATGGATTAAAAATTTAA
- the yaaA gene encoding peroxide stress protein YaaA → MKIIISPAKSLDFETKATTNTYTQPRFLDKSIKLNQKLKTLSRQDLSDLMKISDDLASLNYQRNKDWQIPFNLENAKQAIFSFTGAVFKGIDVNSLSEEKIPTLQNNLRILSGLYGLLKPLDLIQPYRLEMGTKLKVGETENLYKFWNDTLVNSLNDELEDDELLVNLASLEYFKALPKKLLKVPMITPVFKDFKNGEYKTIMTFAKKARGLMVRYIIENDVKTIDGLKGFNIDNYAFSEEMSTETELYFTR, encoded by the coding sequence ATGAAAATAATTATATCGCCAGCAAAATCATTAGATTTTGAAACAAAAGCAACAACAAATACATATACACAGCCAAGGTTTTTAGATAAATCGATAAAATTAAATCAGAAATTAAAAACACTTTCTAGACAAGATTTAAGTGATTTAATGAAGATTTCTGATGATTTAGCAAGTTTAAATTATCAAAGAAACAAAGATTGGCAAATACCTTTTAATTTAGAAAATGCCAAACAAGCTATCTTTTCTTTTACAGGAGCAGTTTTTAAAGGAATTGATGTAAATTCATTATCCGAAGAAAAAATACCAACTTTACAAAATAATCTTAGAATTTTATCAGGATTATATGGTTTATTAAAGCCTTTAGATTTAATTCAACCGTATCGTTTGGAAATGGGAACAAAATTAAAAGTTGGTGAAACAGAAAATTTATATAAATTTTGGAATGATACCTTGGTAAATTCTTTAAATGATGAGTTAGAAGATGATGAGTTATTAGTGAATTTAGCGAGTTTAGAATATTTTAAAGCTTTGCCAAAAAAACTTTTAAAAGTACCAATGATAACGCCTGTTTTTAAAGATTTTAAAAATGGAGAATATAAAACCATCATGACTTTTGCTAAAAAAGCACGTGGATTAATGGTACGTTATATTATTGAAAATGATGTTAAAACTATAGACGGATTAAAAGGTTTTAATATTGATAATTATGCTTTTTCTGAAGAAATGTCTACCGAAACAGAATTATATTTTACAAGATAA
- a CDS encoding SanA/YdcF family protein has protein sequence MIKKILKLAVLSTIFVLIAIYLCNFLIEKQTKDKLYTSVSEIPKHKVGLVLGTSKHLLNGRVNLYYKYRIRAAVSLYESGKITFIIVSGDNSTEKYDEPTTFKNDLIKAGIPADKIFLDYAGFRTLDSVVRVKEIFGQTDVTIISQKFHNERAIYLANHFGVKAIGFNAKDVSGRYGLKVQLREYLARVKVFVDILFNIQPKFLGKSIEVK, from the coding sequence ATGATTAAAAAAATCCTGAAATTAGCCGTTTTATCAACAATATTTGTATTGATTGCTATTTATTTGTGTAACTTTTTAATAGAAAAACAAACAAAAGATAAACTTTATACTAGTGTTTCTGAAATTCCGAAACATAAAGTCGGGCTTGTTTTGGGTACGTCAAAACATCTGTTAAATGGGCGAGTAAATTTATATTACAAGTATAGAATTAGAGCGGCAGTATCATTATATGAATCAGGAAAAATTACTTTTATTATTGTTAGCGGTGATAATAGCACCGAAAAATATGACGAGCCAACTACGTTTAAAAATGATTTAATAAAAGCGGGTATTCCTGCGGATAAAATATTTTTAGATTATGCAGGTTTCCGAACATTAGATTCTGTTGTAAGAGTTAAAGAAATATTCGGGCAAACAGATGTTACTATTATTTCTCAAAAATTTCATAATGAAAGAGCCATTTATTTAGCGAATCATTTTGGTGTGAAAGCTATTGGTTTTAATGCTAAAGATGTTTCTGGTAGATACGGGCTAAAAGTTCAATTAAGAGAATATTTAGCCCGAGTAAAAGTATTTGTTGATATTTTATTTAATATTCAACCGAAATTTTTAGGGAAATCAATAGAAGTGAAATAG